A part of Onthophagus taurus isolate NC chromosome 7, IU_Otau_3.0, whole genome shotgun sequence genomic DNA contains:
- the LOC111420742 gene encoding enolase-phosphatase E1-like, with protein sequence MSGDKGTTTVGGFDKCSVVLLDVAGTTTSNNFIKETLIPYTAANLEEYLKTNWDEDKVKEIIKAIKGDEELDVEKAVNAFKELYEKDADNEQVKAIQGLISAKGYDSGSLKAHVFSDVSTSLEAWAKTKRVAIFSTGSVEAQKQLFANTIEGDLTKNISNYFDLSVGAKTNGESYEKIAKELAVGVQEIIYINDKIEEAVAAKSSGLNTVLIVRDGNEALKDEDKKDFAVISSFTDLTGDGSGKRKNEDVETPEAPPSKIPKTIPEEEKKPDDKTSIETIKQENEDVKEAEQAVEAMEVDTTADTTPTTTETSVAKLEEDQKMEEDGKDSNKQEEKETEKKPEVNLTDEKVVQEEKMEAEEEVSKPIKKTENTKETEKVENKNEKKETKNEEIVPDKKDIEKKNESVVEKLSVTEETKKETIESSKTEVVETKLEEMDTVCNVKTDKAEETKSNDEKSVEKKDEKVPVENKPEIIVEKKVEEKAENDKEEKINKEETKSTSTTTSTEDKSIDHKKESQKDDVKEIKNEKAIKEQTEIKEKSTSDDIVKEKSTTNENNVKDDVKEDKKSTEAKSTEAKSTEVKSTEAKPETIEDEGKVEKHNLNEENTSKESSTKESEIVEETKEKDDVDKEKVNGDEKVPESENEKENKSELANGSSGGTETDTSSDVKKNGGAEVVEKATSEGGVGVTGEEIKVKKIEETTESPTTTTTAVAVEV encoded by the exons ATGAGCGGAGATAAAGGGACGACAACGGTCGGCGGTTTCGATAAATGTTCGGTCGTGCTTTTAGACGTCGCCGGTACGACAACCTCCAACAATTTCATCAAG GAAACGTTGATCCCATACACTGCCGCAAATCTCGAagagtatttaaaaacaaattgggATGAAGACAAagtcaaagaaattattaaagcgATAAAAGGTGATGAAGAATTGGATGTTGAGAAAGCAGTAAATGCTTTTAAAGAACTTTATGAAAAGGATGCCGATAACGAACAGGTTAAAGCCATTCAAGGATTGATTTCTGCTAAAGGCTATGATAGTGGCTCACTAAAAGCACA tgtattCAGTGATGTTTCAACATCGTTAGAAGCTTGGGCAAAAACCAAACGTGTGGCGATTTTTTCAACTGGAAGTGTGGAAGCgcaaaaacaactttttgcAAATACAATCGAAGGTGATTTAACCAAAAATATCTCCAATTATTTTGATCTTTCTGTTGGCGCAAAAACTAATGGTGAGAGTTATGAAAAAATCGCCAAAGAATTAGCGGTTGGAgtacaagaaattatttatataaacgaTAAAATTGAAG AAGCGGTAGCTGCAAAAAGTTCTGGTTTGAATACTGTATTAATCGTTCGAGATGGAAATGAAGCACTCAaagatgaagataaaaaagatttcgCCGTGATCTCAAGTTTTACTGATTTAACTGGGGACGGTTCCGGAAAACGAAAGAACGAGGATGTTGAAACTCCAGAG GCTCCACCTTCAAAGATACCTAAAACTATACCGGAAGAGGAGAAAAAACCAGATGATAAAACTTCTATTGAAACgattaaacaagaaaatgaagaTGTCAAAGAAGCGGAACAAGCTGTAGAAGCTATGGAAGTTGATACAACAGCAGACACAACCCCCACAACAACAGAaa cCTCAGTTGCGAAATTAGAGGAAGATCAAAAAATGGAGGAAGATGGAAAGGATTCTAATAAACAGGAAGAGAAAGAGACTGAAAAGAAACCGGAAGTTAACTTGACTGATGAAAAAGTAGTTCaggaagaaaaaatggaagCCGAAGAAGAAGTTTCAAAGCCAATAAAAAAGACtgaaaatacaaaagaaacagagaaagtagaaaataaaaatgaaaaaaaagaaactaaaaatgaGGAAATAGTTCCGGATAAGAAAgatattgaaaagaaaaatgaaagtgTTGTTGAAAAATTGTCAGTAACTGAAGAAACTAAGAAAGAAactatagaaagttcaaaaacGGAGGTTGTTGAAACGAAATTAGAGGAAATGGATACTGTTTGTAATGTTAAAACGGATAAAGCAGAAGAAACTAAATCAAATGATGAAAAAAGTGTTgagaaaaaagatgaaaaagttCCTGTAGAAAATAAACCTGAAATAATTGTTGAAAAGAAAGTCGAAGAAAAAGCAGAAAATGATAAAGAAGAGAAAATTAACAAAGAAGAAACAAAATCAACATCAACAACAACGTCAACAGAAGATAAATCAATAGATCACAAAAAAGAATCACAAAAGGACgatgttaaagaaattaaaaatgagaaaGCAATTAAAGAACAAacagaaattaaagaaaaatcaacttCAGATGAtatagttaaagaaaaatcaacaacaaatgaaaataatgtaaaagaTGATGTTAAAGAAGACAAGAAATCAACGGAAGCTAAATCAACGGAAGCGAAATCAACGGAAGTGAAATCAACGGAAGCTAAACCAGAAACGATAGAAGATGAGGGAAAAGTTGAAAAACATAATTTGAATGAAGAAAATACGTCCAAAGAAAGTAGCACAAAAGAAAGTGAAATTGTGGaagaaacaaaagaaaaagatgatgttgataaagaaaaagtaaatGGTGACGAAAAAGTACCAGAAagtgaaaatgaaaaagaaaataagagtGAATTGGCGAACGGAAGTAGTGGCGGTACCGAAACGGACACAAGTAGTGATGTAAAAAAGAACGGTGGTGCTGAAGTCGTTGAAAAAGCTACGTCGGAAGGTGGCGTTGGCGTGACTGGTGAAGAGATTAAAGTCAAAAAGATTGAGGAAACGACCGAATCaccgacgacgacgacgacggcgGTTGCAGTCGAGGTATAA
- the LOC111420725 gene encoding putative leucine-rich repeat-containing protein DDB_G0290503 — MMASNIQPALSIDDATYLSADDFQKQLCTWLQNRGLLSELRAYFKSNMIEILRNTSAGTSLGLEPQAPSSPKLQAINLLVAEYMSYSNYQFSLCVFGTEVTLNKVFYNGRERFKFTQKEVLDILETLGIMRHNKQAKCIYLLYQQGEDPLLCYFLPIPPMQIRENMIQDIFFTTLLGDDFDLGIHNIDRILFNSNISPEEVNQLKYSIKWICDKHKEKEKQLEANLKVEFKTQLSKYKLRAYDIEKSFEIERNEHKSEINQLKTQLNEMQLKQKQNGNKSNKYVQCKLNDDKCKIKKVHVSVSTSNIPMQNKSSQCDINHDDEESNDANLNIEVLKTYKIENNFLKQSIEKLEKENEILRLDNHGFTKELDNLALRASTLMAELNISQQNILRLNSILHNTLDDNEPFRRVANQRNILSYTGAGEEYIRTNNVIPPNFRYIQRVHKRRCGRKSPTSSNSSRSPTDSIINEAKMKLKHLEEESVIIDKKIGRKPKLIISEIHQNSLPSSSMAKSESGIVFQFGNCSKIDDSGSSSDGNGSDKSLMMKLRKEMGETEENEFEN, encoded by the exons ATGATGGCTTCAAATATACAACCTGCGTTAAGTATCGACGATGCCACGTATCTCTCCGCGGACGATTTCCAGAAGCAATTATGCACTTGGTTACAAAACAGGGGTTTGTTGAGCGAGCTTCGTGCATATTTCAAAAGTAATATGATCGAGATTCTTCGCAACACCTCAGCTGGGACATCATTGGGACTTGAACCACAAGCACCTTCCTCGCCAAAGCTACAAGCAATCAATCTGTTGGTGGCCGAGTACATGTCTTACAGTAATTATCAATTCTCATTATGTGTTTTTGGTACAGAAGttacattaaataaagtattttataACGGACGTGAAAGATTTAAATTCACCCAAAAAGAAGTTTTGGATATCTTGGAGACTTTAGGTATCATGCGGCATAATAAACAAGCAAAATGCATTTATTTACTATATCAACAAGGCGAAGATCCAttattgtgttattttttACCCATCCCACCAATGCAAATTAGAGAAAATATGATACAAGACATTTTCTTCACAACACTATTAGGTGATGATTTCGATTTAGGAATCCATAACATCGATAGAAtcctttttaattcaaatatatcTCCAGAAGAAGTTAAccaattaaaatattcaattaaatGGATTTGTGATAAACACAAAGAAAAAGAGAAGCAATTAGAAGCCAATTTAAAAGTGGAATTTAAAACACAATTgagtaaatataaattaagagCCTATGATATAGAGAAATCATTTGAAATTGAGAGAAATGAGCATAAAAGTGAAATAAATCAGTTGAAAACACAGTTAAATGAGATGcaattgaaacaaaaacaaaatgggaataaatcaaataaatatgttcaatgtaaattaaacgatgataaatgtaaaataaaaaaagttcatGTTTCTGTATCAACTAGTAATATTCCGATGCAAAACAAAAGTTCTCAATGTGATATTAACCATGATGATGAAGAATCGAATgatgcaaatttaaatatagaggttttaaaaacttataaaattgaaaataattttttaaaacaatctatagaaaaattagaaaaagaaaatgaaattcttCGTTTGGATAATCACGGCTTCACTAAAGAATTGGATAATTTAGCTTTGAGAGCTTCAACATTGATGGCAGAATTAAATATCTCTCAGCAAAATATATTGAGATTAAACAGCATCTTACATAATACATTGGACGATAATGAACCTTTTCGAAGAGTTGCAaatcaaagaaatattttatcatacaCCGGGGCGGGAGaagaat atatacGTACAAATAACGTCATTCCCCCCAATTTTCGATACATACAAAGAGTGCATAAACGAAGATGTGGAAGAAAATCACCAACATCAAGTAATTCAAGTCGAAGTCCAACAGACTCAATTATAAATGAAGCGAAAATGAAACTAAAACATTTAGAAGAAGAAAGTGtgataattgataaaaaaattggacGTAAACCTAAGTTAATTATTAgtgaaattcatcaaaatagct TGCCTTCTTCATCAATGGCTAAAAGCGAATCAGGGATAGTATTTCAGTTTGGAAATTGTTCTAAAATTGA
- the LOC111420368 gene encoding ADP-ribosylation factor-like protein 2, with protein MGFLTVLRKMKQKEKEMRILILGLDNAGKTTILKRFNGEDINTISPTLGFNIKTLEHKGFKLNMWDVGGQKSLRSYWRNYFECTDGLIWVVDSADKRRLEDCRKELHNLLQEERLAGATLLVFANKQDLPGACTSEELKDVLDLDTIKTHHWQIILCSAVTGDCLLQGIDWLISDIAMRIFTLD; from the exons ATGGGGTTTCTTACCGTTTTGAGAAAGATGAAGCAAAAAGAGAAGGAGATGAGAATTTTAATTCT cgGTTTAGACAACGCTGGTAAAACGACGATTTTGAAACGTTTTAATGGGGAGGATATTAATACGATTTCCCCAACGTTAGgatttaacataaaaactCTTGAACATAAAGG ctttaagttGAACATGTGGGATGTTGGTGGCCAAAAATCATTAAGATCTTACTGGAGAAATTATTTTGAGTGCACAGATGGTTTGATTTGGGTCGTTGATAGTGCTGATAAACGAAGGCTTGAAGATTGTCGGAAAGAATTACACAATCTTTTACAAGAAGAA cgtTTGGCTGGTGCtactcttttagtttttgcaaACAAACAAGATTTACCTGGAGCTTGCACTTCAGAAGAACTTAAAGat GTGTTGGATTTGGATACAATTAAAACTCATCACTggcaaattattttatgtagTGCTGTTACAGGAGATTGTTTGTTGCAAGGGATTGATTGGCTTATTTCTGATATCGCTATGAGAATATTCACTTTGGATTaa